Within bacterium, the genomic segment CGCAAAATGTGGATGGTTTGGAGGGGCTTGCCAAGCTTTGCTATGACGTCTTCTTTGCTGCCACTCCTCAGTGCGATCACGTGCTTATTCGCGATTATGCGTTGGGGCTGATTTTACTCGCTCTGAAGCACGGAGTATCGCTTTCGGTAGATCCTTCGAGGATAGAACCACCCTTCGACACCAAGGGATTCGATCCAAACCTGACAACGGATGCTATCAAGAAGAAATACAATCTAGAAGACGGCGAGTGGAACGAAGGATACCGTCCTGCTTGGTCGCAAATAGTCCCCAATGGAACAGACTTTGGAATCTATCAGGTCTCCTCAGCGATTCAGGATTTTGAAGACTTTAGCGGCGGAGATCGAGACAAGCGAAACTTACACTCCATCGTCCCAGCTTGGATGCTGGAGTGCATGATTGACCTCGGGTGGTCGTCCGATTTTGAAGAGCCCCAGAACCTCGTCAACCACCACCGGTCGTATAACAGGCACGATCAGGATAAGCCGGAGTCTTTGACGAAGAAGTATGCATGGATTGCCCTGCACCGAGCCGAGGGCATTATGGCAGATCACTACACGATAAAGGACGGCTGGGGAAGCGAAGCTGAATGGCGTTACAGGCAAGGTCCTTGGGAGGGGTATAGGCGAGACCTTGATCCGTCCCTCATGATTCCTCTGGAGCAAACAAAAGGAGGCGAGTCTGAAGGAGCATCTCAATGGTTTCCAGCGGGGACGGTCATGCCCGACTGGAGGCCCGATGTCGATGATGAAACTTGGATGTCGGATTCGAAGAACTTGCCAGTTCTGGATAAGATACTGCCTTGGGATTTTGCAGATGGGACCCAATACCTGATGCTTCAGTCGTTCAAAACAGAAGATCAGCCCGTCTCCCCATTGGAAGCAGATGGGAAGCCAACCAGGGATTCGTACCTTTTCGTTTGGAGCTACTTTGTACCGAGCGACATGGCCGACAAAGCGTTCGCCTGGTTCAAGGAGCAAAACTACTACTCGAAATGGATGCCTGAGTGCCAGTCATCTATGCAAGCGTTCATCGGTGAAATACCTTGGCATCCGGCTAGCGACCCGGAGAGCGAATTGAGGCTGCCGATACGCCGTGACTCCCATCATTTCTCCTTTCGCCAGAGGACGCCACCACCGTGTGAACTTCTGATTTCGACCGACGAATACTCTTGGGGCAGTAGCTACGATACAACATGCCGGACAGACTTCAACTTTCTGATTCCGTGCAACCGACTCATCGCCTCTCGTGGGCTTCACCGTCACGGAGAACTACCGCCGGAGTTGAAGACCAAGTTCAGTGGTTCCGGTTTCCAAGAAGCGGCTTGGTTCGACAACGAAGGGAGATGTGTGGCGTTTGCACCTGATGCATATTATCCTGGACCGTCTGCTTTCTTCATCTCCCGCAGTGCTCTGCTGGAATTTCTGAAGAAGGAAGACCTGGCTCTTTGTTGGATTTTCTTGGGCGAGCGCTGCTCGTACGTCCGCGATATGGGGGGTGAGCGGGTAATGCCTCCGGGAGAGGCGATAATCAATGGCGCAGGGATTGTGACAATGGATGACAACCTTCGTTGGGATATTCGATATGATTACAGACCACTCTGATCGACCGGGGATATTGGAAAACGCGAGTGTGTAATTCAACTACATCAGGAGGCAAGCCATGAGGCAGCCAGGCCGAGAGAGAATCCGGATGCTCCGCCACGAGGGCGAGAAGCCACTCGTTGATGCGATCATGATCCCGGACACGCTGTTGACCATCCAGGCAGCCGCTCGGGCCGCTAATGGCCTATCCTGGCTCTTGATCGGCAGCCAGGCGGCATCATGCTGGATGGGGTCCCGTGCCACCGTGGAAATCGAGGTGCTGGTGCCCACTCCTCATGAGCAGGCGCTGGTTGAAAGCAGATTGGATCCTCTGCCTGGTGGTCACCGTGTGCTCGTGCGAACCGCCGAGCAGGCAGGAGCATCGGTCGATTCAGTCGTCCTTTGGAGTTCAAGGGCACGATGGGATGATGTAGGAGGCACTACCGTGCTTGTACCCCAACCCGCCGACCTGTTTCTGCTCATGCTCGCCGAATCCAGGCTCATCGAAGCTCCGCAGGCGATGTATTTTGCCGCCCGGCTGTTGCAACTCCATGGACCGTTCGACCTCGCTGAGGAGGATCTGTCTCCCTATCAGCAAGAGCGGTTGTCTCAGGCGGCGGCTCTGGTGATTCATCATGCGGCAGACGAGCTTGAGAAGCTCGACCAGCGACTTGCGACTGCTGTAGAGTGGTGATTGAAGGGGCTGTGGATCGGAAACATTCAAAGGGACGACCCCATGTCAGAGAATACCAAACGCATCACATCGAATGTACCGCGGGCTCTGTTTGACCGAGTCACTCAGAGAGCTGAAGTACTCTGGGGAGAGAATGATTCGGAGTCCGGCATTGTCGCCACTGTGTTACGCGATTGGCTCTCGCTATCCGAGCGAGGGTCCTTTGATGCACGCCTCGATCAAATGGAGCGCCGGGTCGAGCACCTGTTGACGGTTCGCCCGGTGGAAGGATTTAGGGATGATCGTCCGACTCTCGATGATCCGCAGGTTCGGCGTCGGTTGAGGCTTCAAGAAGTTGCGCCGGTAGTTACAATGGCAGGCGTGAAATTGCCTGAGCTACCAAAGAAGCCAAGCCCTAAAGAGATTAGTAAACGTCGTAGTAAACTTATTAGTGAGCATCGGAGCAAAGGGGTCGGATTTGACTTCATAGAATTCCAGTATATTCACGGCTATGATCCGAAAGGGCATGTCGAGTTCTCTGCCTATGAACGCGCTGGATTTCCACTGCTGCGCGATGCCGCGTACTACAACATGCAGGAGCCAACGATGAAGCAGATTCTTGATCGCTGCTGGACGAATACGAAGTTCACCTGTGCGCCGTTGCTTACTTACTCTTATGGTGGAAAGCTCATAGTCCTTGATGGTCTGGCACGTTTCACGGCGCTGATGGAAGTTTGGCGGCAGGGACTCGGCACACCGACCCGTCTACCCATCGAGCTTTTCTTCGGCGATTTGGAAGAAGCGCGAAGGGAGATGATCATGCGCAATCTCCATGGTGGCCCGAGGTCACTTACTCGTTCGGAGTTCGAGCGTGCGGTGGACTGGTCCAAGGGCCTTGCGTAGATCGAGTGCTCCAAATCACGGTATTCAGAATCTTTCTACAGCGTATATCTATATCTTGTTACTCGGCCACATTCACTCTGGCGGATTGTTCTCGTCAGCAGATGATCCCGTCATGCGGGTAGTTGCCGCACGACGCGATTGCAGGTGCGTCCCACCTTTCTCTCCATTGAAGCAATGACGAGTTCGATCCCGGTCGCGCTTGTGCCGTAACTCCACCACCTAGGTGTCTCGTCCCACCACCGCACAACGACCAACTCGCCGAACGTTGGGAAGTGTAGTGTATAGATTGACGCTTGATGCTCCTCGTCGGCCCAGCAAGTTGGCCCCCACTCGACAGTGGCGACGGGAGTCATCCGCAACCGTGCTATGTTTTCGTCGACCAGTTCTCCCTCAAGGTACGCCGTCGCATCCTCAGTTACGGCGAGACCGTGCAGTTCACGGCAGGACGCGATTGCCGAGTTGATCTCTGCCAGCGGGATCAGGCAGGCGATCAGAGGCAGGACAGGTTCCGGTGTATCCGGCGATCCCAGATTCAGGTCCGTTGGCTCCAGGTTCTCACCCATGAGTCGATTCCGCTCCCGGCCTTGGCTGGAGTTGAAGAATACCCCGCGCACATCCTTGCGCAGCAATTCTTCTCATTCTGGGCCGAAGGGAGCGAGAGCATTTCGGACAGCGCAGCTTCTCTGGTGTATACGGTCGCGCCTTGACCCTTGGGATCCTCGATGAACTCGGCGCTCCCCGGCTTCGACTCCTGGCTGTGAAGTCCGGTTGACTCTGCTCTCTAGTTTGGCTACTCAAAATAACCACGCGATAATGACAATTATCGGGTACTCAGGAGCCAGCCATGGAAAATGCCCTCATCAAGCCAGCCGAAGCCCTGCCCGAGGTCCTCGAAGACCAAGAAGCCTCTCGGAAACACTACGAGGCGAGTTGGGCCAAAGGCACTGTTCGGGCCTACCGATCGGATTGGCGAGACTGGGAGGCTTACTGCAAGGCCAGGGAGCTGACTGCACTTCCCGCTGATCCGCTGGCAGTTGCCGGTTACCTGTCCGCCCTGGCCGAGGGTAAATGGGGCAAACCGCGGAAAATATCTACGATCGAACGACGTCGGGCAGCCATCAGCCATATCCATATCGAGTCTGGGCACCCTGACCCAGCCAATGACCCCCGAGTTCCCAGGGTGCTGAAGGGTATCCGCCGTCAGCTCACGGTGAAGAGGGAGCAGAAGTCGGCGCTGCGGGCTGACGATGTGAAGCGGATGGTGAAGACGCTGGGAAAGGATCCGAGAGGAATGCGCGACCGAGCGCTGATCCTCCTCGGATTCGCAACCGCCTGCCGCAGGTCGGAGCTTGCTGGACTCCAGGTCTCCGACCTGAAGGACCACCGCGACGGTCTCGTCGTGGAGATCCGCCGATCGAAGACAGATCAAGAGGGTGATGGCTTGCTCAAGCTTGTCCGGTGCGGGAAGGACAAAGCCACCTGCCCGGTTGAGGCGCTTCGGGCGTGGATGTCTTCCGCCTGCATCGACTCTGGCCCTGTCTTTCGCACGATCGGCAACGATCTCGTCGTTGGAGCCGAACCGATCAGCGTTTCCGGAATTTCGCTGGCCGTCAAGCGAGCCGCGAGGAACGCCGGTCTCAATGCAAGCCTCTTCTCAGCCCATTCGCTACGCGCTGGCTTCGTCACCGAGGCCGATGCCCGCGGGGCGAAGACCTTGGACATCATGAGCCAGACCGGCCATAAGACTACACGAATGATCAGCGTGTACACACGCTACAATGTGGACGAACGCTTCGAGAGTAGCACGGCTTTGGATGTGGGGCTCTGAGAGTGTTGGACGAGAACCCAGCATTTCACATCAAATCGATTCGGAATCATCGGAGCCTCAAGAGAAGCTCTGGCTTCGATTACGGCCAGGCCCTAGCCCAGGCAATAGCAAGCCTTGACATTGTGGGCGGCCTGTTGTGTCCTGGGTCGGACACAGGCAGGGTGTGATAAGATGGCAAACGTAACACCGGGATCCAACGAATTGAAACGGCTGGGTGAGAAGATCCGAGCCGCACGTAACAACCAATCTATCAGTCTGCGCCAGTTTGCCGCTCAAGTTGAGCTATCTCCGTCTTACTTTAGCAAGGTGGAAAGGGGCGAGGCGTTGGCTGGCAGTCATACATACGAACTGATATGCAGGAAACTTGGTCTTGATTCATCAGAACTTCTTGGGGAGATCGGGATAATCGATAGTGAAACACAGCGCTTGTTTGAGGAGCAGTATCGGGCAAACGCCTCTAAAGTTCAGGGTTTGCTTCGCAAAATGGCTCATAAAGAGGAAGAAGGCTGATGGGTCGGGTTCCGTTTATCCCAGAAGTGAGGATTGCCCGAGCCGCTGACGAATTGATTCGGGCCCACCGAGTGCAGAATCCCGTTTTTTCTCCACCGTACTCACTTGATGAGTTGATTTGGGACCATCTCAATCAGGTGGATGATCTGAGCTTGGACGATGAAACGCCTTTGGGGCAACACCCTGAAACAGGTGAAGCTATTCTCGGAAAAACGGTTCTCGAACAGCGAGTAATATTCATCGACCCCACCGTAAAGACTCAACCGTACTTCCGTTTCACCTTGGCTCACGAGATTGGTCACTGGATTCTTCATTGCCGTCCTCACATGCCAGATCCGAATCAGCTATCGTTGTTCGGGGAAGCTGAAGAGGACTACCCCAAGGTGTTCAACACTTACCACAGAGCGATCCTTGCACCTTCGCCCGGTCTGGATCCCGAAGAGATCCAAGCCAACAAGTTCGCTGCGTGCCTTCTGATGCCGGAGGTTGACATGCGCCGGAGTTTCGAGGAGCGGTTTGGGAATCCCCAGACTTGCGGGCCGGGTGAGATAGACGCTGCTGCTCGAAAGCTCGCTTCTGAGAGAGTCCGTGGCTTTCCAAGCCTCCGCGAATTGTTTGGCACTTCAATCGAGTCAACTGGGTACAGACTAAGAGATCTGAGTCTGGTCAGTGAAGAAAGCCCACTTTTTTCCTGAGCAGGTGTTTTTTTGCTTGCAGTGTGTCCTGTGTTGAACACATAAACACTCCCGAAAGGAGGTGGTCCCTATGGCTACCAAAGGCAAGCGAATCCATGTTGTTCCTCACGAGGGTGGCTTTGCAGCCAAGCGTGAGGGTACGAACCGGGCCGGGTCAGTACACCCGACACAACAAGAAGCGATCGAGGCAGCTCAGACCACAGCCCGCCGTGAGCGTGGCGAAGTCATAATCCATCGACGCAACGGCCAGATCCGGGATTCGGATAGTTACGGCTCTGATCCGAACCCGCCAAGAGACACCAAGCACTGACCATACAGAGGGTGGGGTAATCCGGACTCCGCCCTCCAACTATAATCAGGGAGCATTGTTATGACTCTTGAAGGCGCAGTAATCAAAGAGCAGGGAGTGACGTTCGCCATCGTGATCGTGAAACGGCACGTTATCCAGAGCAACTTCGTCGCGGATGAGGCGATTGCCAAGTGCCAACCCCTGTTTCCCGGTCTACCTGTGATCCTGATGGCGCAAGATACGTTTGGTGTCCCGACATACTATGGGCGTCAAGACATAGCCAGATTCATGGCAAACGTGCCAATTCAAGCCGTTCCTTGGAAGCGTTACACCCTATAGCTGGAAGCTCTTATCGGGTCATTCCACAAACGAAACGAAATCTTACTTCGGAGACTTCTTAGCCTCTCCCAAAAACAACAAACCTAGGAGTAGCCCATGACTAGCCCTTTTCAGACCCGCCAGCCCGAGATCGATGGCAACAATCGGATTCGTACGCCACAACGCGAGGCCTACTTGGCACTGCGCAACCACGCCACCCGGTCGAACGAGGCTGAGCGAGAGGTTGGGCTGGTGCTTCCAGTTGGTTGCGGAAAGTCTGGGTGCATAACCATTGCCCCCTTCGCCTTCGGGTCCAGGCGTTCGCTTGTTGTCGCGCCGAATGTACCAATAGCTGGGCAACTCGCATCCGACTTCGATCCGTCAAACCCAAACATGTTTTACCAAAAGTGCCAGGTCATTGCGGGTGCTCCCTACCCGGAGCCTGTTGAGATCCGGGGCACAACCACGAATCGAGCAGATCTCGAAGAGGCCCATGTGGTTATCACGAACATCCAACAACTTCAAGGAGGTCAGACGAATCGATGGCTCAGTTCTCTGCCCGACGACTTCTTCGATCTTATTTTGTTCGATGAGGGCCACCACAGTGTGGCGGCAAGCTGGAGCATGCTGAAGGACAGCTTCCCATCAGCAAGAATTGTCAATTTCAGCGCGACACCCCTGCGTGCCGACGGGCAGCAAATGGGTGGGGAAATCATCTACTCTTACCCCATTTTCCGTGCGATCGAGGAAGGCTATGTAAAGCGATTGAAAGCAGTTCAGCTAAACCCAAGGACGCTTCGCTATGTTCGGCGGCAAGACGGGGAGGAGATTGAGGTTGATTTGGAAGAGGTTCGTCGTCTTGGAGAAGATGATGCGGATTTCAGACGCAGTATTGTGACCTCAGCCGAGACATTGAATACGATAGTGGATGCTTCAATAAGGGAGCTGGACCGTCTTCGCAGCGAGACAGGCGAAGGTCGCTTGAAGATTATCGCTTCAGCTTTGAACTTCGAGCATTGTCGACAAATCGTTGAAGCCTATCGCGCTCGAAATCGCCGTGCCGAATATGTACATTCTCGTGAAGACAGCGCCGCGAACGATCGTGTCATGAGCCGCTTGGAGAACCATCAGATTGATGTCATTGTTCAGGTTCGCAAACTGGGTGAAGGATTCGACCACCCCTACCTTTCGGTCGCTGCGGTATTCAGCATTTTCAGTAACCTTTCCCCATTCGTTCAGTTCGTTGGTCGTATCATGCGAGTCATCATACAAAACGCACCTGGTCACAACCTCAATCAAGGTGTTGTAGTATTCCACGCCGGAGCCAACGTCGCGAGACAGTGGAATGATTTCCAATCCTACAGTGAAGCAGACCAGGAATACTTCGACCAGTTGCTGCCACTTGAGGGGATTGATCCGGCAGATATAACGGCTGAACGTGAGTACGTACCGCGCCAGCATGGGGTTGAGATTCGTGCTCAATCAGATGTCTTGATGCAGGAGATTCCGCTACTTGATGACAATGAAGCTATGCGGGCATTGCGGTTGCTTCGTGATCGTGGCTACGAACCCGAAGACATCGCCGCTGCGTATCGCACCCTGGAGCCAGTTCCGACCACCAGAGTTCGGGAGCGCCAAGCACTTCGAGCCGGGTTAGATCAACGAATCCGGACGGAAGCCGCCCGTATTCTCAACGAGCGCGGGATGAACCCAGGGGGACGAGAGCTAGACCGCCAGCGGTTGGGAAGAGACAACCTGATCATCCTGAAGTCGGCGATTGATCGGAAAGTGAATTCTGCGATGGGACACTCAAGCGGTCAGCGCCATGAGTTTTCCAGGGATGATCTGGATAGAATCAATCTCCAGTTCAACGAGTTTGTGACGGAGGCCTGCGAGGAGGTGTTCAATGGCGACTAAATCCCTCATCACTCCCGTGCGTGTCGAAAGAGCCGAAAGGGCACACAACTGCCAAGCCAATGCACGCCATCGAATTGAGCGAGGAGATGTAAGGCTCAAGGTTCGCAATGGACGGGGATGGGATCACTACTGTCGAGATTGTGCAGCCAAGATTATCTCCAGGGATATCGAGAAACTCCGTAGCCTGCAACACCTTGAAGTAGAGGAGGATGTGTAAGCCGAGAACAAGATGGGTTAGGTCACCCACCCAAGAGGCTCCTCGTCTCAGTAGACTGGGTGAAGCCTGTAATCACTCTCGTTACCAACTATTCGTCCCTTGCACACCACACTCCCAGTGACGCACAGATCGAGCCATCAATAGAGTAGCTCATTCAACTGCCCTCTTCAGTTCTGCGATAGAGGTGGCAACTTGCTTTCGACTGCCGTCGCTGATAACCATCTTGTCCGCCCAAATCTTCATTCCGGCTGAGAGCTTGTTGTCATAGCAGAGAAAGATATCGCATTTGTGAAGGGCGGAGGCATGGTCGACGTCGAAGGTCAGTCCTTCGGTTGGAGGTTCTCCGGTTGCAAACATTTTCTCCAGTTCACGGAAAACCAGATCCAACATCATGGCGGGTTGAATTAGTAAGCCCAGCCGATGGTAACGCTCCAGCAAGAGTTCCCAGAGTTGGGCCGTCTGCTTTGAAGTCAGAATCCCATTGGTTCGGCTTCCAAAGTCAGGTGGTAGAGGGGTAACATCGTCCTGCTTGATGGAAAGGTCTGGGTGCGGGAAGGGTTGATCCCAATCAGCAATTACTTGCTGGTAATTCATGAGTCGGTAGCTATCCCACGGGGACGGAACCGCAGCCACCAACGCTGGGAGAGCAAGCGACACAATTCGTTGGGCGATGAGATCCTCCCGATTCTTCTGAAACTTGGAAACACTCCGCCTGGCATCTTTTCCCGGAGTGAATTCGGACAATAGTTCCTGAATCTTTGCCTCCATTTCTTCAACTGACAACGTCGCGTATCCCTTATCGCTCTCCATGTGGAATTTCAAATACTCCTCTTGAGTCATCTTGAGCGACGAAAGAACCAGATTAGGATCCAGCAGGATCTGAGTGTGCTTCAGTCGCGAGAGCTTCTTCGATCTCAGTAACTCCTCATTAGCCCCCGATGCGTCGTAGTCAACGAGCGCAGCCATGTGTGCAATCACACCGCTGTAAATCCGCTGATTGTCCCCTTGGAGTCTCTCCCGAATGTCATACTGAACGCAGCCTGGCCAGTGTGTATCGATCAGGTGGAGGAACTCCTGAAGAATCACAAACTCAAAACTTGGAAGTATCCGTCTCCCACGAGTGAGATTCTCCAGTGCCTGACTCAGCTTCTGCCGAAGTTGCAAATCTGTGCACAAACAAAGCTCAATGGCATTGTGAGCAGACCCCCAGACCTGAATCTTTCCCTCTTCCTGTAACGCGAATAGGCAGTCGTATAGAGGTGTTCCACTACCCGAAGCCAAATCAAAGGCTGCGCGGGATAGCGCGGACTGCTCAAGATAGACACTTTTGGGCTTATCAGTCATGGAGTCTCCATTCCATCTTGTTCAATCAAGCGTCATTGACCGAAATGGTGGTT encodes:
- a CDS encoding ImmA/IrrE family metallo-endopeptidase, yielding MGRVPFIPEVRIARAADELIRAHRVQNPVFSPPYSLDELIWDHLNQVDDLSLDDETPLGQHPETGEAILGKTVLEQRVIFIDPTVKTQPYFRFTLAHEIGHWILHCRPHMPDPNQLSLFGEAEEDYPKVFNTYHRAILAPSPGLDPEEIQANKFAACLLMPEVDMRRSFEERFGNPQTCGPGEIDAAARKLASERVRGFPSLRELFGTSIESTGYRLRDLSLVSEESPLFS
- a CDS encoding DUF2188 domain-containing protein, whose protein sequence is MATKGKRIHVVPHEGGFAAKREGTNRAGSVHPTQQEAIEAAQTTARRERGEVIIHRRNGQIRDSDSYGSDPNPPRDTKH
- a CDS encoding site-specific integrase, with the protein product MENALIKPAEALPEVLEDQEASRKHYEASWAKGTVRAYRSDWRDWEAYCKARELTALPADPLAVAGYLSALAEGKWGKPRKISTIERRRAAISHIHIESGHPDPANDPRVPRVLKGIRRQLTVKREQKSALRADDVKRMVKTLGKDPRGMRDRALILLGFATACRRSELAGLQVSDLKDHRDGLVVEIRRSKTDQEGDGLLKLVRCGKDKATCPVEALRAWMSSACIDSGPVFRTIGNDLVVGAEPISVSGISLAVKRAARNAGLNASLFSAHSLRAGFVTEADARGAKTLDIMSQTGHKTTRMISVYTRYNVDERFESSTALDVGL
- a CDS encoding DEAD/DEAH box helicase family protein → MTSPFQTRQPEIDGNNRIRTPQREAYLALRNHATRSNEAEREVGLVLPVGCGKSGCITIAPFAFGSRRSLVVAPNVPIAGQLASDFDPSNPNMFYQKCQVIAGAPYPEPVEIRGTTTNRADLEEAHVVITNIQQLQGGQTNRWLSSLPDDFFDLILFDEGHHSVAASWSMLKDSFPSARIVNFSATPLRADGQQMGGEIIYSYPIFRAIEEGYVKRLKAVQLNPRTLRYVRRQDGEEIEVDLEEVRRLGEDDADFRRSIVTSAETLNTIVDASIRELDRLRSETGEGRLKIIASALNFEHCRQIVEAYRARNRRAEYVHSREDSAANDRVMSRLENHQIDVIVQVRKLGEGFDHPYLSVAAVFSIFSNLSPFVQFVGRIMRVIIQNAPGHNLNQGVVVFHAGANVARQWNDFQSYSEADQEYFDQLLPLEGIDPADITAEREYVPRQHGVEIRAQSDVLMQEIPLLDDNEAMRALRLLRDRGYEPEDIAAAYRTLEPVPTTRVRERQALRAGLDQRIRTEAARILNERGMNPGGRELDRQRLGRDNLIILKSAIDRKVNSAMGHSSGQRHEFSRDDLDRINLQFNEFVTEACEEVFNGD
- a CDS encoding helix-turn-helix domain-containing protein; its protein translation is MANVTPGSNELKRLGEKIRAARNNQSISLRQFAAQVELSPSYFSKVERGEALAGSHTYELICRKLGLDSSELLGEIGIIDSETQRLFEEQYRANASKVQGLLRKMAHKEEEG